Proteins from a single region of Engystomops pustulosus chromosome 5, aEngPut4.maternal, whole genome shotgun sequence:
- the PENK gene encoding proenkephalin-A — MQSMALVTRYYCLVVAITIYLSVEIQADCSKDCASCAYHMGQGTEINSLACTLECEGKLTTSKSWGACKDFVQTAKDNSQEVEKEQGIDSHLLAKKYGGFMKRYGGFMKKKMDELYHVEPEEESNGGEILAKKYGGFMKKEYDSNTSDLLQELLGTGGDPESGIYRENNSETPGEINKRYGGFMRDYRRRSDIEDEGRELQKRYGGFMRRVGRPEWWQDYQKRYGGFMRRFADSLLPSDEDGESYSKEIPEMDKRYGGFMRF, encoded by the exons ATGCAA TCAATGGCGCTGGTTACTAGATATTATTGTCTAGTTGTGGCTATAACCATATATCTATCTGTGGAAATCCAAGCAGACTGCAGCAAGGACTGTGCATCTTGTGCTTATCATATGGGACAAGGAACTGAAATCAACTCTCTG GCCTGCACACTGGAATGTGAGGGAAAGCTCACAACATCTAAATCATGGGGTGCCTGCAAAGATTTTGTGCAAACTGCAAAAGATAACTCTCAAGAAGTAGAGAAAGAACAAGGAATCGACAGCCATTTACTTGCTAAAAAGTATGGAGGTTTTATGAAAAGATATGGTGGCTTCATGAAGAAGAAAATGGATGAGCTGTACCACGTCGAACCAGAAGAAGAATCAAATGGTGGAGAAATTCTTGCTAAGAAATATGGAGGTTTCATGAAGAAAGAGTATGACAGTAACACTTCAGATCTCCTCCAGGAGCTGCTCGGCACTGGTGGAGATCCAGAATCTGGTATCTATCGAGAGAACAACAGTGAGACACCAGGTGAAATTAACAAAAGATATGGGGGCTTCATGAGAGATTACAGAAGAAGATCAGACATAGAAGATGAAGGCAGAGAATTACAGAAGCGATATGGAGGTTTCATGAGAAGAGTAGGCAGGCCAGAATGGTGGCAAGACTACCAGAAAAGATATGGAGGTTTCATGAGGCGCTTTGCAGATTCTCTTCTTCCTTCAGATGAAGACGGTGAAAGCTATTCCAAAGAAATCCCAGAAATGGATAAGAGATATGGAGGATTTATGAGATTTTAA